Proteins encoded within one genomic window of Tamandua tetradactyla isolate mTamTet1 chromosome 11, mTamTet1.pri, whole genome shotgun sequence:
- the MED26 gene encoding mediator of RNA polymerase II transcription subunit 26 isoform X2: MVAVLDVISSLEKYPITKEALEETRLGKLINDVRKKTKNEELAKRAKKLLRSWQKLIEPVHQNEAGLRGLVGAAGAANGGAHNCRPEGGAAGGPQGVHDLKSRNDVQRLPGQRLDRLGSRKRRGDQRDLGHPGPPPKAAKATHEPLAPSSSPLPTNGISGSPESFPVPLDGDGHPGPEGSRLELGEDKPSGKIPIHAVRPHTSSPPGPGKPPAPCLQTKATALQQRERVDESPGPHHHPRGPPRCSFSPRNSRPEGPLARQRSPSMPKGSVPSPLPRPQPLDTPQVPSPLPLAQPSTPPTRRLDLLPSAESPGCWLDQPEGHQRLGGSACKAGLLPEPLRAGFSPDSRADSDAASSGGSDSKKKKRYRPRDYTVNLDGQVAEAGVKPVRLKERKLTFDPMTRQIKPLAQKEPVRVASPAPSEPPRTERDRPEAKAGLQSPFEQTNWKELSRSEIIQSYLSRQSSLLSSSGAQTPGAHHFMSEYLRQEESARRGASKTHVLAPHSPPMHLPGVTREVTQDDLVRIQAHQWPGVNGCQDTQGNWYDWTQCISLDPHGDDGRLNILPYVCWD; encoded by the exons ATGGTGGCGGTGCTGGACGTTATCTCCAGCCTGGAGAAGTACCCCATTACCAAAGAGGCCCTGGAG GAGACACGACTTGGGAAGCTCATCAACGACGTCCGCAAGAAGACGAAGAACGAGGAGCTTGCCAAGCGGGCCAAGAAGCTGCTGCGGAGCTGGCAGAAGCTCATCGAGCCCGTGCACCAGAATGAGGCGGGGCTGCGCGGGCTGGTGGGCGCTGCGGGTGCAGCCAATGGGGGTGCGCACAACTGCCGGCCAGAGGGTGGGGCGGCTGGTGGGCCCCAGGGTGTCCACGACCTGAAGAGCCGCAATGACGTCCAGAGGTTGCCCGGGCAGAGGCTAGACAGGCTAGGCAGTCGTAAGCGCCGGGGTGACCAACGTGACCTTGGGCACCCTGGACCGCCTCCCAAAGCTGCCAAGGCCACGCACGAGCCCCTGGCCCCCAGCTCCTCCCCCCTGCCCACCAATGGGATCAGTGGGAGCCCTGAGAGCTTTCCAGTCCCCCTGGATGGCGATGGGCACCCGGGGCCCGAGGGTAGCCGCCTGGAGCTTGGCGAGGATAAGCCCAGTGGCAAGATCCCCATCCATGCTGTGAGGCCGCACACAAGCTCGCCCCCTGGGCCAGGCAAGCCCCCTGCGCCCTGCCTTCAGACAAAGGCTACGGCGCTGCAGCAGCGGGAACGGGTGGACGAGAGCCCGGggccccaccaccaccccagggGGCCCCCTCGCTGTTCCTTCAGCCCCCGGAACTCACGGCCCGAGGGCCCCTTGGCCCGTCAGCGGAGTCCATCCATGCCCAAGGGCTCTGTGCCCAGCCCTTTGCCGCGGCCCCAGCCACTGGACACCCCACAGGTGCCGTCGCCACTCCCGCTGGCCCAGCCATCCACGCCCCCCACCCGGCGGCTGGACCTGCTGCCGAGCGCTGAGAGCCCTGGCTGCTGGCTGGATCAGCCTGAGGGCCATCAGCGGCTGGGGGGTTCGGCCTGCAAGGCAGGGTTGCTCCCAGAGCCACTGCGGGCTGGCTTCTCCCCAGACTCCAGGGCGGACAGTGACGCTGCCTCCTCAGGGGGCTCAGacagcaaaaagaagaagaggtaCAGGCCCCGCGACTACACAGTGAACTTGGACGGCCAGGTGGCCGAGGCGGGTGTCAAGCCCGTCCGGTTAAAAGAGCGGAAACTCACCTTTGACCCCATGACGAGACAGATCAAACCTCTGGCCCAGAAAGAGCCTGTGAGGGTGGCCAGCCCGGCGCCCTCGGAGCCTCCCCGGACAGAGCGGGACAGGCCAGAGGCCAAGGCTGGCCTGCAGAGCCCCTTTGAGCAGACGAACTGGAAGGAGCTGTCGCGCAGCGAGATCATCCAGTCCTACCTGAGCCGGCAGAGCAGCCTGCTCTCCTCGTCCGGGGCGCAGACCCCGGGCGCCCACCACTTCATGTCCGAGTACCTGAGGCAGGAGGAGAGCGCACGGCGGGGGGCCAGCAAGACGCACGTGCTTGCGCCCCATAGCCCACCCATGCACCTCCCTGGGGTCACCCGGGAGGTCACACAGGACGATCTCGTCAGAATCCAGGCCCACCAGTGGCCAGGGGTGAACGGGTGTCAGGACACACAGGGTAACTGGTATGACTGGACGCAGTGCATATCGCTGGACCCGCACGGCGATGACGGGCGGTTGAACATTCTGCCTTACGTCTGCTGGGACTGA
- the MED26 gene encoding mediator of RNA polymerase II transcription subunit 26 isoform X1: MTAAPASPQQIRDRLLQAIDPQSNIRNMVAVLDVISSLEKYPITKEALEETRLGKLINDVRKKTKNEELAKRAKKLLRSWQKLIEPVHQNEAGLRGLVGAAGAANGGAHNCRPEGGAAGGPQGVHDLKSRNDVQRLPGQRLDRLGSRKRRGDQRDLGHPGPPPKAAKATHEPLAPSSSPLPTNGISGSPESFPVPLDGDGHPGPEGSRLELGEDKPSGKIPIHAVRPHTSSPPGPGKPPAPCLQTKATALQQRERVDESPGPHHHPRGPPRCSFSPRNSRPEGPLARQRSPSMPKGSVPSPLPRPQPLDTPQVPSPLPLAQPSTPPTRRLDLLPSAESPGCWLDQPEGHQRLGGSACKAGLLPEPLRAGFSPDSRADSDAASSGGSDSKKKKRYRPRDYTVNLDGQVAEAGVKPVRLKERKLTFDPMTRQIKPLAQKEPVRVASPAPSEPPRTERDRPEAKAGLQSPFEQTNWKELSRSEIIQSYLSRQSSLLSSSGAQTPGAHHFMSEYLRQEESARRGASKTHVLAPHSPPMHLPGVTREVTQDDLVRIQAHQWPGVNGCQDTQGNWYDWTQCISLDPHGDDGRLNILPYVCWD; the protein is encoded by the exons ATGACAGCGGCTCCGGCGTCTCCGCAGCAGATCAGGGACCGGCTGCTGCAGGCCATCGACCCCCAGAGCAAC ATCCGGAACATGGTGGCGGTGCTGGACGTTATCTCCAGCCTGGAGAAGTACCCCATTACCAAAGAGGCCCTGGAG GAGACACGACTTGGGAAGCTCATCAACGACGTCCGCAAGAAGACGAAGAACGAGGAGCTTGCCAAGCGGGCCAAGAAGCTGCTGCGGAGCTGGCAGAAGCTCATCGAGCCCGTGCACCAGAATGAGGCGGGGCTGCGCGGGCTGGTGGGCGCTGCGGGTGCAGCCAATGGGGGTGCGCACAACTGCCGGCCAGAGGGTGGGGCGGCTGGTGGGCCCCAGGGTGTCCACGACCTGAAGAGCCGCAATGACGTCCAGAGGTTGCCCGGGCAGAGGCTAGACAGGCTAGGCAGTCGTAAGCGCCGGGGTGACCAACGTGACCTTGGGCACCCTGGACCGCCTCCCAAAGCTGCCAAGGCCACGCACGAGCCCCTGGCCCCCAGCTCCTCCCCCCTGCCCACCAATGGGATCAGTGGGAGCCCTGAGAGCTTTCCAGTCCCCCTGGATGGCGATGGGCACCCGGGGCCCGAGGGTAGCCGCCTGGAGCTTGGCGAGGATAAGCCCAGTGGCAAGATCCCCATCCATGCTGTGAGGCCGCACACAAGCTCGCCCCCTGGGCCAGGCAAGCCCCCTGCGCCCTGCCTTCAGACAAAGGCTACGGCGCTGCAGCAGCGGGAACGGGTGGACGAGAGCCCGGggccccaccaccaccccagggGGCCCCCTCGCTGTTCCTTCAGCCCCCGGAACTCACGGCCCGAGGGCCCCTTGGCCCGTCAGCGGAGTCCATCCATGCCCAAGGGCTCTGTGCCCAGCCCTTTGCCGCGGCCCCAGCCACTGGACACCCCACAGGTGCCGTCGCCACTCCCGCTGGCCCAGCCATCCACGCCCCCCACCCGGCGGCTGGACCTGCTGCCGAGCGCTGAGAGCCCTGGCTGCTGGCTGGATCAGCCTGAGGGCCATCAGCGGCTGGGGGGTTCGGCCTGCAAGGCAGGGTTGCTCCCAGAGCCACTGCGGGCTGGCTTCTCCCCAGACTCCAGGGCGGACAGTGACGCTGCCTCCTCAGGGGGCTCAGacagcaaaaagaagaagaggtaCAGGCCCCGCGACTACACAGTGAACTTGGACGGCCAGGTGGCCGAGGCGGGTGTCAAGCCCGTCCGGTTAAAAGAGCGGAAACTCACCTTTGACCCCATGACGAGACAGATCAAACCTCTGGCCCAGAAAGAGCCTGTGAGGGTGGCCAGCCCGGCGCCCTCGGAGCCTCCCCGGACAGAGCGGGACAGGCCAGAGGCCAAGGCTGGCCTGCAGAGCCCCTTTGAGCAGACGAACTGGAAGGAGCTGTCGCGCAGCGAGATCATCCAGTCCTACCTGAGCCGGCAGAGCAGCCTGCTCTCCTCGTCCGGGGCGCAGACCCCGGGCGCCCACCACTTCATGTCCGAGTACCTGAGGCAGGAGGAGAGCGCACGGCGGGGGGCCAGCAAGACGCACGTGCTTGCGCCCCATAGCCCACCCATGCACCTCCCTGGGGTCACCCGGGAGGTCACACAGGACGATCTCGTCAGAATCCAGGCCCACCAGTGGCCAGGGGTGAACGGGTGTCAGGACACACAGGGTAACTGGTATGACTGGACGCAGTGCATATCGCTGGACCCGCACGGCGATGACGGGCGGTTGAACATTCTGCCTTACGTCTGCTGGGACTGA